A single Candidatus Thalassolituus haligoni DNA region contains:
- a CDS encoding 3-hydroxyacyl-CoA dehydrogenase NAD-binding domain-containing protein, with protein sequence MTASPLEPVRQTLVRDAAQLKHADSWQQQSIMALPKQLTAADRQGFEDIRKVAVIGAGAMGRCIAIALARLGKQVTLVDADADSLDLAQRFIDQYLASQQIRGQLDENAAAQLQSCFEFSVELASITGSGLVVEAVPEILELKQQVMQAIEALVADDCVLATNTSTLDMDAIAAAVNHPERVIGTHFFIPAHITRLLEIVPAQTTSAAVTGLIKAMALALGKVFVVAGNCDGFIGNRLFDRFHQEAMYLLEEGATPAQVDRVLEDWGMAIGPLRALDMVGNDIPWMVRCQRQQRTPDILQPRIGDALCEQGRYGQKTGSGWYCYEAGSRTALPSAETDALLQQVSAELGHTRRDISNDEILGRCILALVNEGCAIVRQGFASGPVDIDLAFVNGYGFPAAAGGPMYLAEQLGLSQLVGEMRQYQRYASHGKVLWEPDELISRQAQRGGSLLARVVFMSDA encoded by the coding sequence ATGACAGCCTCGCCCCTTGAACCTGTGCGGCAGACCCTGGTGCGGGATGCCGCCCAGCTCAAGCATGCGGACAGCTGGCAGCAACAGTCGATAATGGCTTTGCCAAAGCAGCTAACGGCAGCGGATCGGCAGGGGTTTGAAGATATTCGCAAGGTCGCTGTGATTGGTGCCGGAGCCATGGGGCGCTGCATCGCCATTGCCTTGGCCCGGTTGGGCAAACAGGTGACTCTGGTCGATGCGGACGCCGATTCCCTTGACCTCGCCCAGCGCTTTATTGACCAGTATCTTGCCAGTCAGCAGATACGTGGCCAACTGGATGAAAATGCCGCAGCGCAGCTGCAATCCTGTTTTGAATTCTCGGTCGAGCTGGCCAGTATTACCGGGTCAGGCCTGGTGGTAGAAGCGGTGCCGGAGATACTCGAACTGAAACAGCAGGTGATGCAAGCCATCGAGGCGCTGGTCGCTGATGACTGTGTGCTGGCAACCAATACCTCGACGCTGGATATGGATGCCATTGCCGCTGCGGTTAACCATCCTGAACGGGTGATCGGTACGCATTTTTTTATCCCTGCACACATTACCCGGTTGCTGGAAATTGTACCCGCGCAAACCACCTCGGCGGCGGTGACAGGGCTGATCAAAGCCATGGCGCTGGCGTTGGGCAAAGTGTTTGTGGTGGCGGGCAACTGTGACGGTTTTATTGGCAATCGCCTGTTTGACCGCTTTCACCAGGAGGCCATGTATTTGCTGGAAGAAGGCGCAACCCCGGCGCAGGTGGATCGGGTGCTGGAAGACTGGGGCATGGCGATTGGCCCGCTGCGGGCACTGGATATGGTGGGCAACGACATCCCCTGGATGGTGCGCTGTCAGCGTCAGCAGCGTACTCCCGATATCCTGCAGCCTCGGATCGGTGATGCTCTGTGCGAACAGGGCCGTTATGGACAGAAAACCGGTTCCGGCTGGTATTGCTACGAAGCCGGTTCCCGCACCGCCCTGCCCAGTGCCGAGACCGATGCGCTGTTGCAACAAGTGTCTGCCGAGCTGGGACATACGCGTCGGGACATCAGTAATGACGAAATACTGGGGCGCTGCATTCTGGCGCTGGTGAACGAAGGCTGTGCCATTGTGCGGCAAGGTTTTGCCAGTGGGCCGGTGGATATCGACCTGGCATTTGTTAATGGCTACGGTTTCCCGGCCGCCGCCGGAGGGCCGATGTATCTGGCTGAGCAACTGGGGCTGAGTCAGCTGGTTGGAGAAATGCGCCAATATCAGCGTTACGCCAGCCACGGCAAGGTGCTGTGGGAACCGGATGAATTGATCAGCCGTCAGGCCCAGCGGGGTGGCTCGTTGTTGGCACGAGTGGTTTTTATGAGCGACGCCTGA
- a CDS encoding SDR family oxidoreductase, translating into MFDLSGKTALITGGSRGLGLQIAAAYLQQGARVILTARKAAELEEAKTELLPVAKGDASRILSCVSDLQDLDAIPAMVEQLLAEVGSIDILVNNAGTSWAAPMEEHPLEAWNKVMTLNITAPFVLTREIGRQCMIARRYGKIINIASIGGLSGNPPGLNMNTIGYNTSKAAMINFTKALASEWGKYNINVNALCPGFFQSKLSAKLLASISDQVLPAVPLQRFGAETDLQGPAVFFAADASCHVTGTALAVDGGVTCA; encoded by the coding sequence ATGTTTGATCTCTCTGGTAAAACCGCGCTGATTACCGGCGGCTCTCGTGGGCTGGGGTTACAAATTGCCGCAGCCTACCTGCAACAGGGCGCACGGGTGATTCTGACCGCCCGCAAGGCCGCCGAGTTGGAAGAAGCCAAAACGGAACTGCTGCCCGTCGCCAAGGGTGATGCCAGCCGTATCCTGAGCTGCGTCAGCGACTTGCAGGATCTGGATGCCATTCCGGCCATGGTCGAGCAGTTACTGGCCGAGGTCGGCAGCATTGACATTCTGGTCAACAATGCTGGCACCAGTTGGGCCGCGCCGATGGAGGAGCATCCGCTGGAAGCCTGGAACAAGGTCATGACGCTGAATATTACCGCGCCCTTTGTCCTGACCCGTGAAATCGGACGTCAGTGCATGATTGCCCGGCGTTACGGCAAGATCATTAATATCGCCTCTATTGGTGGTCTGAGCGGCAACCCCCCAGGGCTGAATATGAATACCATCGGCTACAACACCTCCAAGGCTGCAATGATCAACTTCACCAAGGCGCTGGCCAGCGAGTGGGGCAAGTACAACATCAATGTGAATGCTCTGTGCCCCGGTTTTTTCCAGTCGAAACTGTCGGCCAAGCTGCTGGCAAGTATCTCCGATCAGGTGCTGCCTGCGGTTCCCTTGCAGCGATTTGGTGCTGAAACCGACCTCCAGGGCCCGGCCGTATTTTTTGCTGCCGATGCCTCCTGCCATGTAACCGGCACCGCACTGGCCGTCGACGGTGGCGTGACCTGCGCATGA
- the surE gene encoding 5'/3'-nucleotidase SurE, which yields MSRVSPNGLRLLPLPPVHPHKGEPLLRRILITNDDGYDAPGIQLLAELAAELAEEVWIVAPATDQSGTAQSVSLHQPIRCKPLAERHFAVRGTPSDCVLLGAFHLMPEKPDLLLSGINQGINMADTVGFSGTLGAALTASLFDIPAIALSQAWKDRHKIHWDTPRRYTGALIRQLLTEPLPGGMVTNINFPSVAPQQVSGIANASMNGQSLTGAGVDQRLDQRQQDYFWLSFQHHYRAVSDPNSDVNALRERAISVSFIERQLAQGLNPELFSRFGQAG from the coding sequence ATGAGCCGGGTGAGCCCAAATGGTTTGCGGCTGTTACCCCTGCCACCAGTGCATCCGCACAAAGGCGAGCCATTACTGCGGCGTATCCTGATTACCAACGATGATGGCTACGATGCCCCCGGTATTCAGTTGTTGGCGGAACTGGCGGCGGAACTGGCGGAAGAAGTCTGGATTGTGGCTCCGGCAACAGACCAGAGCGGCACCGCCCAGAGTGTGTCGTTACACCAGCCGATTCGTTGTAAACCCCTGGCTGAACGTCACTTTGCGGTGCGTGGTACGCCTTCGGATTGTGTCTTGCTGGGGGCGTTTCATTTGATGCCGGAAAAACCGGATCTGCTGCTGTCGGGCATCAACCAGGGCATCAATATGGCCGATACCGTGGGCTTCTCCGGCACCTTGGGAGCGGCGCTGACCGCCAGTCTGTTTGATATACCGGCCATTGCTCTGAGTCAGGCCTGGAAAGATCGCCACAAGATCCACTGGGATACGCCGCGTCGTTATACCGGGGCGCTGATTCGCCAGTTGCTGACTGAGCCGCTCCCTGGCGGTATGGTCACCAACATCAACTTTCCATCGGTAGCACCGCAGCAGGTCAGCGGCATAGCCAACGCCAGCATGAATGGTCAGTCGCTGACCGGAGCCGGTGTTGACCAACGGCTCGACCAGCGCCAGCAGGATTACTTCTGGTTGTCGTTCCAGCATCATTACCGGGCAGTATCTGACCCGAACAGCGATGTAAATGCACTGCGAGAGCGTGCTATCTCAGTGTCGTTTATCGAGCGCCAATTAGCACAGGGCCTGAACCCGGAGCTGTTCAGCCGCTTCGGTCAGGCTGGTTGA
- a CDS encoding DUF2889 domain-containing protein gives MSEPISKPMSEPIPASPRTPLHRRNIDVQGYLREDGLWEIEGVLEDTKGYDIELFDRGRIEVGGFLHRMRLTLIINDQLQILDARATMYHTPYQDCPGAAQQYQALVGLHIGKGWLADARKAVGRLSGCTHLTEMLPVLATAAMQTIRGYHLSHTAGYSNGSEERKAVLNTCYGFRPGGRAQIHLWPEE, from the coding sequence ATGTCCGAGCCGATATCGAAGCCGATGTCCGAGCCAATTCCTGCCTCACCGCGCACTCCCTTGCACCGTCGCAATATCGATGTGCAGGGCTATTTACGTGAAGACGGGCTGTGGGAAATAGAAGGCGTACTGGAAGATACCAAGGGTTATGACATTGAACTGTTTGACCGTGGCCGGATTGAGGTTGGCGGATTTCTGCATCGTATGAGGCTGACCCTGATCATCAACGACCAACTGCAGATACTGGACGCTCGTGCCACCATGTATCACACACCGTATCAGGACTGCCCCGGTGCGGCGCAGCAATATCAGGCGCTGGTCGGGCTGCACATTGGCAAGGGCTGGCTGGCCGACGCCCGCAAGGCGGTGGGGCGGTTAAGTGGCTGTACCCATCTGACCGAAATGTTGCCAGTGTTGGCGACCGCCGCGATGCAGACCATTCGTGGTTATCACCTCAGCCATACCGCAGGGTACAGCAACGGCAGCGAGGAACGTAAAGCGGTACTGAACACCTGTTATGGTTTTCGGCCCGGAGGCCGGGCGCAGATTCATCTGTGGCCAGAAGAATAG
- a CDS encoding response regulator, translating to MTTSNKYPILQVDDHTIFRSGLSKLLAESECFMIQAEAATIEQACACLQQQPELALMILDINLAGQNSLDQIPLLRQFHADIPILIMSMYPPDQFAAAAYRAGANAYLSKDACHEELQLALSSIVTGGIWLNPSARLATDDTPNQGYPHERLSERELDILKSLANGESLTDIGSRMFLSVKTVSTYRTRILEKLNLTNNAELIKYALTHGLSV from the coding sequence ATGACAACGTCCAACAAGTACCCGATATTGCAGGTCGACGACCACACGATATTCCGCAGCGGCCTGAGCAAATTATTGGCCGAAAGCGAATGTTTTATGATCCAGGCGGAAGCCGCCACCATTGAACAGGCCTGCGCCTGTTTGCAGCAGCAACCTGAACTGGCGCTGATGATTCTCGACATCAATCTGGCGGGCCAGAATTCCCTCGACCAGATCCCGCTGTTGCGTCAGTTCCACGCCGACATCCCGATTCTGATCATGTCGATGTACCCACCTGACCAGTTTGCCGCTGCCGCCTATCGAGCCGGTGCCAATGCTTATCTGAGCAAGGATGCCTGTCACGAAGAACTGCAGCTGGCCTTAAGCAGTATCGTAACTGGCGGAATCTGGCTGAACCCGTCTGCCAGACTGGCAACGGACGATACCCCCAACCAGGGCTATCCTCACGAACGACTGTCCGAACGGGAACTGGATATTCTCAAAAGTCTGGCCAACGGCGAATCACTCACTGACATTGGCAGCCGCATGTTCCTCAGTGTAAAAACCGTCAGTACCTACCGTACCCGGATTCTGGAAAAGCTGAATCTGACCAACAATGCCGAGCTGATCAAATATGCCCTGACCCACGGTCTGAGTGTCTGA
- a CDS encoding PAS domain-containing sensor histidine kinase produces the protein MTSQRDQQLERRIINEIPYQVLVEQSLVGIYLIQDGILKYCNTAFAGITGHTPEQAIGRNIATMVAPESIHRVLNNIDNRIGQGIGNSTRYFNKAVHVDGYLVDLEVHGRSILHEGRPAIAGVAVNVTKRLKYEREFRESHDQLQQLTRYTIKLREQRRQEMAREIHDVLGGLLTSIKMDATRILNHQPSANVAEIAEDIINLAQESIHFARHKSEQLYPTTLTYLGLKPALDSLLNQFQQRSELACQLVTQSPIPRLSADAELMVYRIVQESLTNVVRHARATEVTVTLSADADQLQACILDDGIGIHESIAREGSLGLLFMRERAADFDGELTVTGIPEGGTRVCLILPLNERNRKPVPLLEPGMRL, from the coding sequence ATGACTTCACAGCGAGACCAGCAGCTGGAACGCCGTATTATCAATGAGATTCCCTACCAGGTTCTGGTGGAGCAATCCTTGGTCGGCATCTATCTGATTCAGGATGGCATTCTCAAATATTGCAACACCGCCTTTGCTGGCATTACCGGCCATACCCCTGAACAGGCGATAGGCAGAAATATTGCCACTATGGTGGCTCCAGAAAGCATCCACCGGGTGCTCAACAATATTGACAACCGGATTGGCCAGGGCATCGGCAACAGCACCCGTTATTTCAACAAGGCGGTGCATGTGGATGGTTATCTGGTGGATCTGGAAGTACATGGCCGTTCAATCCTGCACGAAGGTCGCCCCGCTATTGCCGGTGTCGCAGTGAACGTCACCAAACGACTGAAATACGAGCGGGAATTCCGCGAGTCCCACGACCAGTTACAACAGCTGACGCGTTACACCATCAAGTTGCGGGAACAGCGGCGGCAGGAAATGGCGCGGGAGATTCACGATGTACTGGGCGGTTTGCTCACTTCCATCAAGATGGACGCCACCCGTATCCTCAACCACCAGCCGTCGGCCAATGTCGCGGAGATTGCCGAAGACATCATCAATCTGGCGCAGGAAAGCATTCACTTTGCCCGCCACAAATCGGAACAGCTCTACCCCACCACGTTGACCTACCTTGGCCTCAAGCCCGCGCTGGACAGTTTGCTGAACCAGTTCCAGCAACGCAGTGAACTGGCCTGCCAGCTGGTGACCCAGTCGCCGATTCCACGCCTGTCGGCCGATGCTGAGTTGATGGTTTACCGGATCGTACAAGAGTCCCTGACCAACGTTGTGCGCCACGCCAGGGCAACCGAGGTAACCGTTACCCTGAGCGCCGACGCTGACCAATTACAAGCCTGTATCCTTGATGATGGCATTGGTATTCATGAATCCATTGCCAGAGAAGGCTCTCTGGGGCTGCTGTTCATGCGTGAGCGGGCGGCAGATTTTGATGGTGAATTGACGGTCACAGGGATACCGGAGGGCGGTACCCGAGTGTGCCTGATCCTGCCGCTGAACGAACGCAACCGCAAACCGGTGCCCTTGCTGGAACCCGGCATGAGGCTCTAG
- a CDS encoding acyl-CoA dehydrogenase, translating into MAYRTPLDDLRFLLHELVDFPAAVSDPEMMTQELALTIWEEAGKFAAGVLSPLNACGDRSGLSLEDGVVTTPDGFAAAWQQLIANGWNNMALPESIGGQGLPWMISTLATEMFSSANKSFTMCPGLTQGAIEAIYAAGSDELKQKYLPKMVAGEWTGTMNLTEPQAGSDVGAIRTRAMPQADGSYRIKGQKIFISFGEHDLADNIIHLVLARTPDAPAGVRGISLFLVPKFLVNDDGSLGERNDLVCAALEHKLGIHASPTAVMAFGEQDGAIGYLVGEENKGLAAMFVMMNMARLAVGIEGLASAEAALQLAWAYALERVQGATPAEPGKPAVIAEHPDVRRMLMLMQSRTRAMRAMAMVIAEAQDMHENHADAEVRQQQQKFVELMIPVFKAWATESGVEVASLGIQIHGGMGFVEETGAAQIWRDARISPIYEGTTGIQAQDLIGRKLYRDKGETFALLVSRMRETVTAMQGNGLNTLATKLAVAINSLESTAAAVMKRCADDMPLAQLMSVPFLMMFGHVAGGWLLGRCALAARFHQNGEDYTAAQLASWLQSADFYCRYSLAEVAGMERQVMNYLADDADACLPDIPEVGD; encoded by the coding sequence ATGGCTTACCGCACTCCTCTGGATGATTTACGTTTTTTACTGCACGAGCTGGTGGATTTTCCGGCAGCGGTCAGTGATCCCGAGATGATGACCCAGGAGCTGGCGCTGACCATCTGGGAAGAAGCAGGCAAATTTGCCGCTGGCGTATTGTCGCCACTGAATGCTTGCGGCGACCGTAGCGGGCTGTCCCTGGAAGATGGCGTTGTTACCACTCCGGATGGTTTTGCCGCAGCCTGGCAACAACTGATTGCCAATGGCTGGAACAACATGGCTTTGCCTGAAAGCATTGGTGGGCAAGGGTTGCCATGGATGATCAGCACGCTGGCGACTGAGATGTTCAGCTCCGCCAACAAGTCGTTCACCATGTGCCCCGGTTTGACTCAGGGTGCAATTGAAGCCATTTATGCAGCCGGCTCCGATGAGCTGAAACAGAAGTATTTACCGAAAATGGTGGCGGGCGAATGGACCGGCACCATGAATCTGACCGAGCCTCAAGCGGGTTCTGATGTGGGGGCTATTCGTACCCGAGCCATGCCCCAGGCGGATGGTAGCTATCGTATAAAAGGCCAGAAGATTTTTATCTCGTTCGGTGAACATGACCTGGCCGACAACATTATTCACCTGGTACTGGCCCGTACCCCGGATGCGCCTGCGGGTGTTCGGGGTATCTCGTTGTTCCTGGTGCCCAAGTTTTTGGTCAACGATGACGGCTCACTGGGTGAACGCAACGATCTGGTCTGTGCCGCACTGGAACATAAACTCGGTATTCACGCCAGTCCCACCGCCGTGATGGCGTTTGGTGAGCAGGACGGTGCCATCGGTTATCTGGTGGGTGAAGAAAACAAGGGGCTGGCGGCGATGTTCGTGATGATGAACATGGCCCGGCTGGCGGTAGGGATTGAAGGGCTGGCTTCGGCCGAAGCGGCCTTGCAACTGGCCTGGGCTTACGCCCTTGAGCGAGTTCAGGGGGCAACTCCGGCAGAACCAGGTAAACCGGCGGTGATCGCCGAACACCCGGATGTTCGCCGCATGCTGATGCTGATGCAGTCACGGACGCGCGCCATGCGTGCCATGGCGATGGTGATTGCCGAAGCGCAGGACATGCACGAAAACCACGCCGATGCCGAGGTGCGCCAGCAGCAACAGAAGTTTGTTGAGCTGATGATTCCGGTATTCAAGGCCTGGGCGACCGAGTCCGGTGTAGAAGTGGCTTCGCTGGGTATCCAGATCCACGGTGGGATGGGGTTTGTGGAAGAAACCGGTGCTGCGCAAATCTGGCGTGATGCTCGTATCAGCCCGATTTATGAGGGTACGACCGGTATTCAGGCGCAGGATCTGATTGGCCGCAAGCTCTATCGTGACAAGGGCGAAACCTTCGCCCTGCTGGTGAGCCGTATGCGCGAGACGGTGACGGCGATGCAGGGAAATGGGCTGAATACGCTGGCGACAAAACTGGCGGTGGCGATCAACAGTCTGGAAAGTACGGCGGCGGCGGTGATGAAACGCTGTGCCGATGACATGCCGCTGGCACAACTGATGTCGGTGCCATTCCTGATGATGTTTGGTCATGTTGCCGGTGGCTGGTTGCTTGGCCGTTGTGCGCTGGCGGCCCGCTTTCACCAGAATGGTGAAGACTATACCGCTGCCCAACTGGCCAGCTGGTTACAAAGTGCCGATTTTTATTGTCGCTACAGCCTGGCCGAAGTTGCCGGCATGGAGCGGCAGGTGATGAATTATCTGGCTGATGATGCAGATGCCTGTCTGCCGGATATCCCGGAAGTGGGCGACTGA